In one Oryza glaberrima chromosome 2, OglaRS2, whole genome shotgun sequence genomic region, the following are encoded:
- the LOC127761346 gene encoding probable WRKY transcription factor 27 — protein sequence MEEELCGNNWDLDAVVRLGCCRQRISPAAVAQQVDPFASFLQQGVAMEVAAEKEVGVEAAWSFPELTVRDGGGGGLGRDADELLKAFCAAFPSSSSSKSSPLPTPPPPPPTQPQPEQQKPVTVQENLPAPTTAPARASQPAAARQVPAGGVPRSKRRKNQQKKVVRHVPADGVSADVWAWRKYGQKPIKGSPYPRGYYRCSSSKGCPARKQVERSRSDPNTFILTYTGEHNHSAPTHRNSLAGTTRNKLPSSSSASAASAQPQPPPPSVVVVGAGGGGAEAAGLSPTTPLRTPSMEEDEEEEEEEELLVEDMEMAGEDELLFLNGGDDNAALDGTPMSSLFDIADEPFLPSPWTEPTAAGS from the exons atggaggaggagctctgcgGCAACAACTGGgacctcgacgccgtcgtccgccTCGGCTGCTGCCGACAGAGGAtctctccggcggcggtggcgcagcagGTGGATCCGTTCGCGTCGTTCTTGCAGCAGGGGGTGGCGATGGAGGttgcggcggagaaggaggtCGGGGTGGAGGCTGCGTGGAGCTTCCCGGAGCTGACGGtcagggacggcggcggcggcgggctcggccgcgacgccgacgagctcctcaaGGCGTTCTGCGCCGcctttccttcttcttcctcgtcgaaGTCGTCGCCTCTgccgacgcctcctcctcctcctccgacgcaGCCGCAGCCAGAGCAGCAGAAACCGGTGACGGTGCAGGAGAATCTACCGGCTCCGACGACGGCTCCGGCGAGGGcgtcgcagccggcggcggcgaggcaggtgCCAGCTGGCGGCGTGCCTAGATCCAAGAGGAG GAAGAACCAGCAGAAGAAGGTGGTGCGGCACGTGCCGGCGGACGGCGTGTCGGCCGACGTGTGGGCGTGGCGGAAGTACGGACAGAAGCCCATCAAGGGCTCACCCTACCCAAG GGGGTACTACCGGTGCAGTAGCTCGAAGGGGTGCCCGGCGAGGAAGCAGGTGGAGAGGAGCCGCTCCGACCCCAACACCTTCATCCTCACCTACACCGGCGAGCACAACCACTCGGCGCCCACCCACCGCAACTCGCTCGCCGGCACCACCCGCAACAagctcccttcctcctcctccgcctccgccgcctccgcgcagccccagccgccgccgccgtcggtggtggtggtcggcgccGGGGGTGGTGGAGCCGAGGCGGCGGGGCTCTCCCCGACCACGCCGCTGCGGACGCCGtccatggaggaggacgaggaggaggaggaggaggaagagctgcTCGTGGAGGACATGGAGATGGCCGGCGAGGACGAGCTCCTCTTCCTCAACGGCGGCGATGACAACGCCGCATTGGATGGCACCCCCATGTCCTCCCTCTTCGACATCGCCGACGAGCCCTTCTTGCCCTCGCCATGGAcggagcccaccgccgccggcagctaG
- the LOC127763417 gene encoding vacuolar protein sorting-associated protein 29, translating to MVLVLALGDLHVPHRAADLPAKFKSMLVPGKIQHIICTGNLCIKEVHDYLKSLCPDLHITRGEYDEDARYPETKTLTIGQFKLGLCHGHQVVPWGDLDSLAMLQRQLDVDILVTGHTHQFKAYKHEGGVVINPGSATGAYSSITYDVNPSFVLMDIDGLRVVVYVYELIDGEVKVDKIDFKKTATMHA from the exons atggtgctgGTGCTCGCGCTCGGGGATCTGCACGTGCCGCACCGGGCGGCCGACCTGCCGGCCAAGTTCAAGTCCATGCTCGTCCCGGGCAAGATCCAGCACATCATCTGCACGGGGAACCTCTGCATCAAG GAAGTTCATGACTACCTGAAAAGCCTTTGTCCTGATCTCCATATAACCAGAGGTGAATATGATGAGGATGCTCGTTACCCAGAGACCAAGACACTTACTATTGGTCAGTTCAAGCTAGGGCTGTGCCATGGTCATCAG GTTGTTCCATGGGGCGATTTGGACTCCCTGGCGATGCTCCAACGGCAGCTGGACGTGGACATCCTCGTCACAGGGCACACCCACCAGTTCAAGGCGTACAAGCACGAGGGGGGAGTGGTCATCAACCCCGGCTCCGCCACGGGCGCCTACAGCAGCATCACCTACGACGTGAACCCGAGCTTCGTGCTCATGGACATCGACGGCCTCCGCGTGGTCGTCTACGTGTACGAGCTGATCGACGGCGAGGTCAAGGTCGACAAGATCGACTTCAAGAAGACGGCGACGATGCACGCctga